From one Candidatus Neptunochlamydia vexilliferae genomic stretch:
- a CDS encoding metal ABC transporter permease translates to MNPYSGTSFFGFFAVLGQRMKEALLGNLSALASDEVQLLVLVFIALSSALVGTFLVLKKKTMVANSLSHTILLGIVAAFLIGKSQGIYSFNLTTLIIGALVTAFCTTFSTEFLHKKLRLQEDASIGLIFTTFFALGVVLVTTLSRNNHLGIEAVMGNVDALHPDDVKQVFSLFLFNGALALLFFRRLEVAIFDRQFARNLGISLLFLNYLLMFQTALTAIGSFRAVGAFLFLAFLVAPVLTARFFTHRLKPLLFLAGGIGAFVALISVALSRHFLSIYAIPLATSGLAATLLGVTFACGAFYKWRKTA, encoded by the coding sequence ATGAACCCCTATTCAGGCACCTCTTTTTTTGGGTTTTTTGCTGTTTTAGGGCAGCGGATGAAGGAGGCTCTTTTAGGAAATTTAAGCGCTTTGGCCTCTGATGAAGTGCAGCTCCTCGTCTTAGTCTTTATCGCGCTGTCTTCCGCCCTTGTGGGAACCTTTTTAGTCCTTAAGAAAAAGACGATGGTTGCCAACTCTTTATCCCACACTATTTTGCTCGGGATTGTCGCTGCCTTTCTCATTGGAAAAAGTCAGGGGATCTACTCTTTCAACCTCACCACATTGATCATTGGCGCGTTGGTGACCGCCTTTTGCACCACCTTTAGCACCGAATTTTTACATAAAAAACTCCGTCTCCAAGAGGATGCGAGTATTGGCCTCATCTTCACCACTTTTTTTGCGTTGGGGGTGGTTTTAGTGACAACTCTTTCCCGCAATAATCACCTCGGTATCGAAGCGGTGATGGGAAATGTAGACGCTTTACATCCCGATGATGTCAAACAGGTCTTTTCCCTCTTCCTTTTTAATGGAGCCCTTGCCCTTCTTTTCTTTAGACGGCTAGAGGTGGCTATTTTTGATCGTCAGTTTGCTCGCAACCTCGGCATTTCCCTCCTCTTTTTAAACTACCTCCTCATGTTTCAAACAGCGCTAACCGCCATTGGCTCTTTCCGCGCTGTCGGGGCCTTTCTCTTCTTAGCCTTTTTGGTCGCCCCTGTTTTAACCGCCCGCTTTTTTACCCACCGTCTCAAACCCCTCCTATTTTTAGCCGGAGGGATTGGAGCTTTTGTCGCTTTGATTTCAGTCGCTCTTTCGAGACATTTCCTTTCGATCTATGCGATCCCTTTAGCAACATCGGGACTTGCTGCAACGCTTTTGGGTGTGACCTTTGCCTGTGGAGCTTTTTATAAATGGAGGAAAACCGCATGA
- a CDS encoding metal ABC transporter ATP-binding protein, protein MNVIDIHQLTVNYEKTSALWEINLSIPEGNLIGVIGPNGAGKSTLLKALLGIVRPLAGSVHFWGQPFKKIKERIAYVPQKGSVDWEFPITVLDVVLMGRYGKLKGLKWYRKADKEAALTILRRLDMASLADRQINALSGGQQQRLFIARALLQGADLLLLDEPFAGVDKVTEQVIINLLQTLRDEGKTILVVHHDLKTASAYFDKALLLNTSVVAFGEVEEVLTAENLARVYGDKEELFSEAIRLSKEKKAGLLA, encoded by the coding sequence ATGAATGTAATCGATATTCACCAACTCACTGTTAACTATGAGAAAACCTCCGCTCTTTGGGAGATTAACCTTTCCATCCCTGAGGGGAATCTCATCGGGGTCATCGGCCCTAATGGCGCCGGAAAAAGTACCTTGTTAAAAGCCCTTTTGGGCATTGTGCGCCCCCTTGCTGGAAGTGTCCACTTTTGGGGACAGCCTTTTAAAAAGATCAAAGAGCGGATCGCTTACGTTCCTCAAAAAGGGAGTGTCGACTGGGAATTTCCCATCACCGTTCTCGATGTTGTTTTGATGGGGCGGTATGGAAAACTTAAAGGGCTCAAGTGGTACCGAAAAGCCGATAAAGAGGCAGCTCTTACTATCTTACGCCGCCTCGACATGGCCTCTCTTGCTGATCGACAGATCAACGCCCTTTCAGGAGGACAGCAACAACGGCTGTTTATCGCACGCGCCCTTCTTCAAGGAGCCGATCTCCTCCTTCTCGATGAGCCCTTTGCTGGGGTTGATAAAGTGACCGAGCAGGTAATCATCAACCTGTTGCAAACGCTCCGCGATGAAGGAAAGACGATCCTTGTGGTCCACCACGATTTAAAAACCGCTTCCGCCTACTTCGACAAGGCCCTTCTTCTCAACACCTCGGTAGTGGCTTTCGGCGAGGTAGAGGAGGTCTTAACCGCTGAAAACTTAGCCCGCGTCTATGGTGATAAAGAAGAGCTCTTTAGTGAAGCAATCCGCCTGTCTAAGGAGAAAAAAGCAGGGCTATTAGCTTGA
- a CDS encoding metal ABC transporter solute-binding protein, Zn/Mn family, protein MRQLLLVLSLCFLAACGKPVNQSYMEESGKVKVLSTTAMIDDLVAAVGGEEIDHLSLIVGDLDPHSYELVKGDDEKLARADLIFYNGLGLEHGASLSKHLDFHPEALPLGDILYRQNPDSFIVIEGQLDPHFWMDVALFAQTIDPIVAALSKKAPQYASLFKERGEVLKKEMMERDQSLLSKMQAIPAEKRYLVTSHDAFYYFAKRYLAAPEEKEWKNRFIAPEGLAPDGQMSILDIQAVSEFLCAHHIETVFPESNINQDALKKIAAICKEKGLDVKIAPAPLYGDTMGEKESYLEMMKHNGETLNHYLP, encoded by the coding sequence ATGAGACAGCTTCTCTTAGTTTTAAGTTTGTGTTTTCTAGCCGCTTGTGGAAAGCCGGTGAATCAATCCTATATGGAAGAAAGTGGGAAGGTTAAAGTTTTATCGACCACCGCGATGATCGACGACTTAGTTGCGGCAGTCGGAGGGGAAGAGATCGACCACCTCAGTCTCATTGTGGGTGATCTCGATCCCCATAGTTACGAACTGGTGAAGGGGGATGATGAAAAACTCGCCCGCGCCGATCTTATTTTCTATAATGGGCTAGGGCTCGAACATGGGGCAAGCTTAAGTAAACACTTAGATTTCCACCCAGAAGCGCTTCCCCTTGGAGACATCCTTTATCGGCAAAACCCCGACTCTTTCATCGTGATTGAAGGACAGCTCGACCCCCATTTTTGGATGGATGTCGCCCTTTTTGCTCAAACGATCGATCCGATCGTGGCGGCTCTTTCTAAAAAAGCGCCTCAATATGCCTCCCTTTTTAAAGAGCGGGGAGAGGTTCTTAAAAAAGAGATGATGGAAAGGGACCAAAGCCTTTTAAGCAAGATGCAAGCGATTCCCGCTGAGAAGCGCTACCTGGTCACAAGCCATGATGCATTTTACTATTTTGCCAAAAGATACCTTGCAGCTCCTGAAGAAAAAGAGTGGAAGAACCGGTTTATTGCTCCCGAAGGACTTGCCCCCGACGGGCAGATGAGCATCCTTGATATTCAAGCGGTTAGTGAGTTTCTTTGTGCCCACCATATCGAAACCGTTTTTCCCGAATCGAATATCAACCAAGATGCCCTGAAAAAGATTGCCGCGATCTGCAAAGAAAAAGGGCTCGATGTGAAAATTGCACCTGCTCCTCTTTATGGAGATACGATGGGAGAAAAAGAAAGCTACCTAGAAATGATGAAGCATAACGGAGAAACCTTAAACCACTATTTGCCATGA
- a CDS encoding 1-deoxy-D-xylulose-5-phosphate reductoisomerase, translated as MKNIAILGSTGSIGTNTLEVAAHLGYEVSALAAHSNIDLLEAQVQKFHPKCVAVFDRERGEELKRRLPDTPIVFGMEGLVEAATLPEVDFVVSAIVGAAGIVPTLRAIETGKTIGLANKEVLIAAGELIMEAAKKQNVQILPIDSEHSAIFQCLQGESPSAVDRLILTASGGPFRNYSYQELEAVKPEKALNHPNWKMGKKITIDSSTLMNKGLEVIEAKFLFNTPVEKIAVVVHPQSIVHSLVEYVDGSLIAQMGVHDMRVPIQYALTYPERKKGISPCFDFQKWSKLEFFKPDLKKFPCLRLAYEAAKVGGTLPCFMNGANEVLVHHFLEGKIRWVEIGQKLETLMEAHKAYPQESLETLLEVDKEARTLAMTL; from the coding sequence ATGAAAAACATTGCCATTTTAGGAAGTACCGGATCGATCGGGACCAATACTTTAGAAGTCGCTGCCCACTTAGGGTATGAGGTGAGCGCTTTGGCTGCCCACTCCAACATCGATCTTTTAGAGGCCCAAGTCCAAAAATTTCATCCCAAGTGTGTCGCTGTTTTTGATCGAGAGCGGGGGGAGGAGCTCAAGCGTCGTTTGCCCGATACCCCAATTGTTTTTGGGATGGAAGGGCTCGTTGAAGCGGCCACCTTACCTGAGGTTGACTTTGTCGTTTCGGCAATCGTTGGAGCGGCGGGGATTGTTCCCACCCTTAGAGCGATTGAAACGGGGAAAACAATCGGCCTTGCCAATAAAGAGGTTCTGATCGCTGCTGGCGAGCTCATCATGGAGGCAGCCAAAAAGCAAAACGTTCAAATCCTTCCGATCGACAGCGAACATAGCGCCATTTTTCAGTGTTTACAGGGAGAGTCTCCTTCTGCTGTGGACCGCTTGATCTTAACCGCTTCGGGGGGCCCCTTTCGCAATTATTCCTACCAAGAACTCGAAGCGGTCAAACCCGAAAAAGCGCTCAACCACCCCAACTGGAAAATGGGAAAAAAGATCACGATCGACTCTTCGACCCTGATGAACAAAGGGCTCGAAGTGATCGAGGCAAAGTTTTTATTCAACACCCCTGTCGAGAAGATCGCTGTGGTTGTCCACCCCCAAAGTATCGTCCATAGCCTTGTGGAATATGTGGATGGATCGCTGATCGCCCAGATGGGCGTCCATGATATGAGGGTGCCGATCCAATACGCTTTGACCTATCCGGAGCGAAAAAAGGGGATCTCCCCTTGTTTTGATTTCCAGAAGTGGTCTAAACTAGAGTTTTTTAAACCTGACCTAAAAAAATTTCCTTGCTTGCGGCTTGCCTATGAGGCCGCTAAAGTGGGAGGAACCCTTCCTTGCTTTATGAATGGGGCAAACGAAGTCCTTGTTCACCACTTTTTAGAAGGAAAAATACGTTGGGTCGAGATTGGACAAAAATTAGAAACCTTAATGGAAGCGCACAAAGCTTATCCGCAGGAGAGTTTAGAGACCCTCCTCGAAGTGGACAAAGAGGCGCGAACATTAGCCATGACCTTATGA
- a CDS encoding metal ABC transporter permease has translation MNLFDPLYRAPFLGSMLMCLAAALMGALMFVKRRSLLGETLSHAAYPGVVLSVVVASLFLKPSDPLAIFVVLGGAFLFATLGLQVVEKLKGRFKIDPDAALCLVLSLFLGLGVLIASRVQFTHPVWYQQSQVFIYGQAATMTDAHIAIYGTLSLITLAFIIYRFREIERLLFDPSFVSGRTSKAIFFLLILSIVVGIRSVGVILIAGMLVAPAAAARSFTNRLSRLLLLSGAFGLLSGFGGNYLALKLSSQGLHYPTGPMILLFAASITLLSLLFAPQKGALSRLLRIARFRRRCHSENVLKTLWKGGVSTPLSAKEVLKWNGIGRLHLKKTLFSLQREGWVTQEGKGKFLLTSDGVKRAERLVRLHRLWELYLVSCLKVDEERVHHSAEEMEHILTPELENRLSALLNNPKKDPHQKPIPQGETL, from the coding sequence ATGAACCTGTTCGACCCCTTATACCGCGCCCCCTTTCTTGGTTCGATGCTCATGTGTTTAGCTGCCGCGCTGATGGGAGCGCTCATGTTTGTCAAGCGGCGGAGTTTACTTGGGGAAACCCTCTCCCACGCCGCCTATCCCGGGGTTGTTTTAAGTGTTGTTGTGGCTTCCCTTTTCCTAAAACCTTCCGATCCCCTTGCTATTTTTGTCGTTTTGGGAGGGGCGTTTCTCTTTGCCACTTTGGGTTTACAGGTCGTTGAAAAGCTTAAAGGGCGTTTTAAGATCGATCCCGACGCCGCCCTTTGTCTTGTTCTTTCGCTCTTTTTAGGTTTAGGGGTCCTCATTGCTAGTCGAGTCCAGTTTACTCACCCCGTTTGGTACCAACAGTCGCAGGTTTTTATCTATGGACAAGCAGCAACGATGACCGATGCTCATATCGCCATTTATGGGACCCTTTCTTTGATCACCCTTGCCTTTATCATTTACCGTTTCCGAGAGATCGAGCGCCTCCTTTTCGACCCTTCTTTTGTTTCGGGGCGCACCTCCAAAGCGATCTTTTTCCTCCTTATCCTATCGATTGTTGTTGGGATCCGAAGTGTCGGGGTCATTTTAATCGCTGGGATGCTTGTCGCTCCAGCTGCTGCGGCCCGCTCCTTTACAAACCGCCTTTCCCGCCTCCTCCTTTTATCGGGAGCGTTTGGTCTTTTGAGTGGGTTTGGGGGGAACTATCTTGCCTTAAAACTCAGTAGCCAAGGACTCCACTATCCAACCGGGCCGATGATCCTCCTCTTTGCCGCTTCGATCACCCTTTTATCGCTCCTTTTTGCTCCCCAAAAAGGGGCCCTTTCCCGACTCCTGCGGATCGCCCGCTTTCGGCGGCGGTGTCACTCGGAAAATGTGCTAAAAACCTTGTGGAAAGGAGGAGTGAGCACCCCTTTAAGTGCCAAAGAGGTTCTTAAGTGGAATGGAATCGGGAGGCTCCACCTGAAAAAGACTCTCTTTTCCCTTCAAAGGGAGGGGTGGGTCACCCAAGAAGGAAAAGGAAAGTTTCTCCTCACCTCCGATGGGGTGAAGCGGGCAGAGCGACTCGTTCGCCTCCACCGCCTTTGGGAGCTTTACCTCGTCTCTTGTTTAAAAGTGGATGAAGAGCGGGTCCATCATAGCGCCGAAGAAATGGAACACATTTTGACCCCAGAACTTGAAAATCGGCTAAGCGCCCTTTTGAACAACCCGAAAAAAGACCCCCACCAAAAACCGATTCCCCAGGGGGAAACCTTATGA
- a CDS encoding NTP/NDP exchange transporter, with the protein MASTTQEFGKWRSRLWPVHRFELKKLIPMVLLFFFILFNYTILRDTKDTLVVTAAKGSQVIPFLKLWAVMPCAILFMLIYAKMSNKLSKTKLFYSTVIPFIVFFGLFGTVLYPFREALHPHAFCDMLQTTLPAGMKGLVDVIRNWTFSLFYVMSELWGSMAISLLFWGFANDISKVSESKRFYTIFAMFANVSLILSGRFIQWAAKIREGLTAADPWQVTLNYTMAMVVIAGLLVLGLYWWINKYVLTDKRFYDPSEQKTAKKKKPKLSIKESFMYLVRSKYMGCIALLVIGYGIAINLVEVTWKDQLHHQYPSNNAYQAFMGGFSEKTGIVTILVTFFLGGTVVRRFGWGKTALITPIMILVTGVAFFTFIIFGSKMSGMVAAIGTTPLMLAVIFGTIQNISSKSAKYSFFDPTKEMAYIPLGQEEKVKGKAAIDVVGARLGKSGGALIYNILLPLVGAATVAGAAPYVAVILLGVIFAWITAARSLNKQFLSLTSKKEEEKAPEEAKEVEEAEPTAKTAEEPAATT; encoded by the coding sequence ATGGCATCAACTACACAAGAATTTGGCAAGTGGCGCTCACGCCTTTGGCCTGTTCATCGCTTTGAGCTTAAAAAACTCATTCCGATGGTTCTTCTATTCTTTTTTATTCTTTTTAATTACACGATCCTACGAGATACCAAAGATACCCTCGTTGTAACAGCGGCGAAAGGTTCACAGGTCATCCCCTTCCTCAAACTATGGGCGGTGATGCCTTGTGCGATCTTGTTCATGCTCATCTACGCAAAGATGAGTAACAAACTGAGCAAAACCAAGCTGTTTTACTCAACAGTGATTCCCTTTATCGTCTTCTTTGGCCTCTTTGGAACCGTTCTCTATCCTTTTAGAGAAGCTTTGCACCCTCACGCTTTTTGTGACATGTTGCAAACCACCCTTCCTGCAGGAATGAAAGGATTGGTTGATGTAATTCGTAACTGGACCTTCTCCCTCTTCTACGTGATGTCGGAGCTGTGGGGAAGTATGGCAATCTCCCTGCTTTTCTGGGGATTTGCCAACGATATCAGTAAGGTTTCTGAGTCAAAACGTTTCTACACCATCTTTGCGATGTTCGCCAATGTCTCCCTGATCCTTTCAGGGCGCTTCATTCAGTGGGCAGCAAAGATCCGTGAAGGACTTACCGCTGCAGATCCGTGGCAGGTTACTCTTAACTACACCATGGCAATGGTTGTCATTGCAGGCCTCCTTGTTCTCGGGCTCTACTGGTGGATTAACAAATATGTCCTTACCGATAAACGGTTCTATGATCCTAGCGAACAGAAGACAGCAAAAAAGAAGAAGCCGAAACTCTCTATCAAAGAGAGCTTTATGTATCTTGTTCGGTCGAAATACATGGGGTGTATAGCCCTTCTCGTTATTGGCTATGGTATCGCGATCAACCTTGTTGAAGTGACCTGGAAAGACCAACTCCATCACCAATACCCGAGCAATAACGCTTACCAAGCCTTCATGGGAGGATTCTCAGAGAAAACCGGTATCGTTACCATCCTCGTCACCTTCTTCCTAGGAGGAACAGTTGTACGACGTTTTGGATGGGGAAAAACCGCCCTTATCACTCCGATCATGATTCTTGTAACCGGTGTGGCATTCTTCACGTTCATCATTTTTGGCAGCAAAATGAGCGGTATGGTTGCAGCAATCGGAACAACCCCTCTTATGCTTGCAGTGATTTTTGGAACAATCCAGAATATCTCTAGTAAATCAGCAAAGTACTCCTTCTTTGATCCAACAAAGGAAATGGCTTATATCCCTCTCGGACAGGAAGAGAAAGTTAAAGGTAAAGCAGCGATTGACGTCGTTGGCGCACGTCTCGGTAAGTCAGGTGGAGCCCTTATTTACAACATTCTTCTGCCTCTCGTTGGTGCAGCGACTGTTGCAGGTGCGGCTCCCTATGTTGCCGTTATTCTTCTTGGAGTCATCTTTGCGTGGATTACAGCTGCTCGCTCGTTGAACAAGCAGTTCCTCAGTCTCACTTCAAAGAAAGAAGAAGAGAAAGCACCCGAAGAGGCGAAAGAGGTGGAAGAAGCCGAGCCTACTGCCAAAACGGCAGAAGAGCCCGCTGCTACTACCTAA
- a CDS encoding P-loop NTPase encodes MGQETGDKKNLNNVKNFLAVLAGKGGVGKSTVAHGLAQAFHRKGFRVGVLDADIYGPSSSYLLPPDTFPKVKGEKVLPAISGGIKTLSAAHFPRGKRASVVRAPIATQIVSQFIEEVKWGDLDFLLVDFPPGTGDIQISLMQKIFFTGALVVTTPQELALLDVRKSMEMCLQMGVQMAGIVENMSYFSPPGSEEKYPLFGEGGGQKLADEFAVPLLAEIPIHPNPDIFDTLVGKLSLGKNECEIKQEDRYHFSIRWVDGKKSLYRFSDLQSHCPCVKCKEKAPLTHVEGEKIIPVGSYGVQVIFSKGCSKGIYPFSLLRKLG; translated from the coding sequence ATGGGTCAAGAAACAGGCGATAAAAAAAATTTGAACAACGTAAAAAATTTTCTTGCTGTTTTAGCGGGAAAGGGGGGCGTCGGAAAATCAACGGTTGCGCACGGTCTTGCTCAAGCCTTTCACAGAAAGGGGTTTAGGGTTGGAGTTCTCGATGCCGATATTTATGGCCCTTCAAGCTCCTATCTCCTTCCACCCGATACGTTCCCCAAGGTAAAAGGGGAAAAGGTCCTCCCGGCGATTTCAGGGGGAATTAAGACCCTATCTGCAGCCCATTTCCCAAGGGGAAAGAGGGCCTCTGTGGTTCGCGCCCCGATTGCTACACAGATCGTTTCCCAGTTTATTGAAGAGGTGAAGTGGGGAGATCTTGACTTTCTCCTTGTCGACTTTCCGCCAGGAACAGGAGATATCCAAATTTCGCTTATGCAAAAAATTTTCTTTACAGGGGCGCTGGTTGTTACGACTCCTCAGGAGCTTGCCCTTCTCGATGTGAGGAAGTCGATGGAGATGTGCCTTCAAATGGGGGTGCAGATGGCGGGGATCGTTGAAAATATGAGTTACTTTTCTCCCCCTGGAAGTGAAGAAAAATACCCTCTATTTGGAGAGGGAGGAGGACAAAAACTTGCCGATGAGTTTGCGGTTCCCCTTTTAGCAGAGATTCCGATCCACCCCAATCCAGATATTTTTGATACTTTAGTAGGAAAGCTTTCTTTAGGTAAAAATGAGTGTGAAATAAAACAAGAAGACCGGTATCATTTCTCTATTAGGTGGGTCGATGGCAAGAAAAGTCTTTACCGGTTTAGTGATCTCCAAAGCCATTGCCCCTGTGTAAAGTGTAAGGAAAAAGCTCCGCTTACTCATGTAGAAGGGGAGAAGATCATTCCAGTTGGGAGCTATGGAGTTCAGGTGATTTTTTCGAAAGGGTGCTCCAAAGGGATTTATCCCTTTTCACTGTTAAGGAAATTAGGATGA